GACAGGCTCATGGAAGGCATGGCGAATCCTGGCCGGGGTCTGGCATTTCAAATGTTCCCCTCGTTAGACTACGTGCTCCGCCCATCACGCTTGGGCGGTCGAAACACCAAAGGAGGATCTAATGTCTGCTGAACCATCGAACCGCATGACGAACTTTGCCCGAACGACCATCATCGCCCTAAGCCTTATCCTTGGCATCGAATGCGCCACCTCTGTACGCCCCGCCTCTGCAGCCGGGCCTGGCACGGAAGCCGTCCAAGGCCTCGCCAGTTACTTCCTGACCATGCCCTACGGCGGCATCAAGATGGCCGTGGCCGTGATGGGAGCCCTTGCGGGGGGAATGGGGTTTATCTTCACTGGTGGCGATAAGGTCACCGCCGGAAAAATCTGGGGCCCGACTCTCGGCGGGGAATATGTCATCACCCCGGAGCACATTCGAGGTGATAAGGACCTGCACTTCTTCGGGAACGCCCCAACCAAGTAACCGACTTCTCTCGATTCGGCAGGGGATCTGCTCACAGATCCCCTGCCGCAGGCTGCCTCCCTTTCCCAGTCTCTCGTGGTGGTGGAATTCACGCGCTGGTGGTGGTTCTCAACCACCGTTCGATGCGGCACGCATAGCCTGCTCGACCAAACCGATTGAAATCCTGTCGCTTCCCCAGGCCGCCTGCATGGCATGCCTGTTGCCATTCTCTTTGGGCAAGAAGACATCGCCAGTCGCGGCGGTCGACAACCACAAGGAGGGCACCATGGAGTTCAAATCCGGATTCTTCCTGAGCGAGTCGGAATGCAACGGTCGAGTGCTCGTCGTGGACGATGAACCAGATATCCGCAAGGTCGTGAAGATGACCCTGACCAAGGCCGGTTACGAAGTGCTCGAGGCAGAGAACGGAGAAAAGGCCATCGAGGCCATCAACTCCGGTGAAAACCGCCTCCTGCTCGACGTCGTGGTGTGCGACATCCGAATGCCCAAGATCAACGGCGTGGAAGCCATCGCCTACTTCCAGAAAGAATGGCCCCGCGTACCGATCATCGTCTTGACGGGCTTCCCCGACACCGACATGGCCACGACCTTTTTGCGGAGCGGCGTCGTAGACTACTTGGTGAAGCCTGTGGAAGGTGACAAGCTCCGGTCGGCCGTGGCTCGCGCCATGGAACAGCGGGAGTTGGCCCGCCTCTGATCGCGAGAAGCATCCGACCCTTCGACTCCGATTCGGGAAAGCACAGCCGCTTTCCCGGACGGAGAAGAGGGAGGAGACAGGATACGCAGATGGAACGAAAGCCGACGCATATCGCCATCCTG
This Nitrospiraceae bacterium DNA region includes the following protein-coding sequences:
- a CDS encoding response regulator, with the protein product MEFKSGFFLSESECNGRVLVVDDEPDIRKVVKMTLTKAGYEVLEAENGEKAIEAINSGENRLLLDVVVCDIRMPKINGVEAIAYFQKEWPRVPIIVLTGFPDTDMATTFLRSGVVDYLVKPVEGDKLRSAVARAMEQRELARL